The Bacillus sp. es.036 genomic sequence TAACAGGTAAGAAAGTTCACGTTAACATTTTCGAAATCAAACAAGCTGACATCGACGCAACTCTAGTTGCTGATAACATCGCTCGTCAACTTGAAAACCGAGTTTCATTCCGTCGCGCTATGAAGCAAACAATTCAACGCGCTATGAGATCTGGAGCTAAAGGTATTAAAACGCAAGTATCTGGCCGTCTAAACGGTGCTGATATTGCTCGTTCTGAATCATACAGTGAAGGTACTGTACCTCTTCACACACTTCGTGCTGACATCGATTATGGTACTGCAGAAGCAGATACTACTTACGGTAAGCTTGGTGTGAAGATTTGGATCTATCGTGGTGAAGTCCTTCCAACGAAAGGAACGCAAAAAGAGGAAGGGGGAAAATAAATCATGTTGTTACCTAAACGTGTTAAATACCGCAGAGAACATCGCGGAAAAATGCGCGGACGTGCTAAAGGTGGCACTGAAGTAGCATTCGGCGAATACGGTCTACAAGCTCTTGAAGCTAGCTGGATCACTAACCGTCAAATCGAGGCAGCTCGTATTGCTATGACTCGTTACATGAAACGTGGCGGTAAAGTTTGGATTAAAATTTTCCCATCAAAGCCTTACACTGCTAAACCACTTGAAGTACGAATGGGTTCCGGTAAAGGTGCTCCTGAAGGCTGGGTAGCTGTAGTAAAGCCAGGGAAAATCTGTTTTGAAATTGCAGGCGTATCTGAAGAAGTAGCGCGCGAAGCACTTCGCCTTGCTTCTCACAAATTGCCTATTAAAACTAAGTTCGTAAAACGCGAAGAAGTGGGTGGTGACACAAATGAAAGCTGAGGAAATTCGTAACTTGACCACTGCCGAAATCGAGCAGAAAGCGAAATCTTTTAAAGAAGAACTTTTTAATCTTCGCTTTCAACTTGCTACAGGTCAACTGGAAAACCCAGCCCGCATTCGTGAAGTCCGTAAATCAATCGCTCGCGCAAACACTGTTTTGCGTGAAAGAGAGTTAGGAATCACAAACGGTTAATATGAGGGGAGGTTTGCGAAATGAGCGAACGCAATAATCGCAAAGAATACACTGGGCGTGTTGTCTCTGACAAAATGGATAAGACAATTACTGTTTTAGTTGAGACTTACAAAATGCACCCTTTATACGGTAAACGTGTTAAGTATTCTAAAAAGCTAAAAGCACATGACGAAAACAACACTGCAAAAATCAACGACGTGGTAACTATTATGGAAACTCGTCCACTTTCTAAAGATAAGCGTTTCCGTCTTATGGAAGTTGTTGTAGAAGCAGTTATTATCTAAATGAACTCGGATCATTGAATAATGTCCGAAGGGAGGTCTTTCTAGATGATTCAACAGGAATCTCGTTTGAAATCAGCTGACAACTCTGGTGCTCGTGAATTGCTTTGTATTAAAGTACTTGGTGGCTCTGGTCGCAAAACAGCTAACATTGGTGACGTAATTGTATGTTCGGTGAAACAAGCAACACCTGGTGGCGTTGTTAAGAAGGGTGAAGTCGTAAGAGCTGTTATTGTACGCAGTAAATCTGGCGTTCGTCGTCAAGATGGTTCATACATCAAATTTGACGAAAACGCAGCGGTTGTTATCCGTGATGACAAAGGACCGCGCGGAACACGTATTTTCGGACCAGTTGCACGCGAACTACGCGACAACCAGTTTATGAAAATCGTTTCTCTAGCTCCAGAAGTTCTTTAATCATTTGAAAATAGATGCCTTGTAAGGAGGTGCGCGACCTTATGCACGTAAAAAAGGGAGATAAAGTAAAAGTTATTTCTGGTAAGGATAAAGGTAAACAAGGTGTGATCCTTGAAGCTTACCCGAAAAAAGATAGAGTTATCGTTGAAGGTGTAAACCTTGTTAAGAAACACTCAAAACCATCCCAGGCTAATCCTCAAGGTGGAATTATTGAGCAGGAAGCAGCGATTCACGTTTCTAACGTAATGGCGCTTGATCCGAAGTCTGGTGAACCTACTCGCGTTGGTTACAAAGTAGACAACGGGAAAAAAGTTCGTATCTCAAAAAAATCCGGTGAAGTACTCGATAAGTAGTTCGTAGCGAAAGGAGGTCAATCCGATGAATCGTTTCCAAGAAAAGTATCAAAATGAAACTAAACCTGCATTGATGGAGAAATTTAATTATTCCTCTGTTATGGAAGTTCCAAAACTTGATAAAATCGTAATCAACATGGGTGTTGGTGACGCTGTACAGAACCCGAAAGCTCTTGATACAGCTGTTGAGGAACTTGAGTTAATCTCAGGTCAAAAACCACTAATCACACGTGCTAAGAAGTCTATCGCAGGCTTTAAGCTTCGTGAAGATATGCCAATCGGTGCAAAAGTTACTTTGCGCGGTACTCGTATGTTTGAATTCCTAGACAAACTAATTTCTGTTTCACTTCCACGTGTACGTGACTTCAGAGGTGTGTCTAAGAAATCATTCGACGGTCGTGGTAACTACACACTTGGTATTAAAGAACAGTTGATTTTCCCTGAAATTGATTACGATAAAGTAAATAAAGTACGCGGAATGGACATCGTTATCGTAACAACAGCTAATACGGACGAAGAGAGCCGTGAAATGTTGACTAACCTAGGTATGCCATTTCAAAAGTAAGTAAGGAGGGAAAATTGTGGCGAAAAAATCAATGATCGCGAAACAACAGCGTCAAGCTAAGTTTAAAGTTCAAGAATATACTCGTTGTGAACGTTGCGGACGTCCTCATTCAGTTATTCGTAAATTTAAACTATGCCGTATTTGTTTCCGGGAACTTGCACACAAAGGTCAAATCCCAGGCGTTAAAAAGGCTAGCTGGTAAACCCGAAATAGGGAAGGAGGTAATTACTAATGGTCATGACTGATCCAATTGCAGATATGCTTACAAGAATTCGTAATGCGAACACAGTTCGCCACGAAAAACTAGAGTTGCCTGCATCGAATTCGAAAAGAAACATCGCTGAAATCCTCAAACGTGAAGGTTTTGTACGTGATGTTGAAATGATCGAAGACAACAAACAAGGAATCATCCGTATCTTCTTAAAGTACGGTTCAAATAACGAACGCGTTATCACTGGATTAAAGCGAATCAGTAAACCTGGACTTCGCGTATACGCTAAAGCAGACGAAGTACCTCGCGTACTTGGCGGCTTAGGAATCGCTCTTGTTTCTACTTCTAAAGGAATTATGACGGACAAAGAAGCTCGTCAACAGCAAGTAGGCGGAGAAGTTCTAGCGTACGTTTGGTAATTCTTAAAGCAGAATGGAGGTGTCAATATGTCACGTGTCGGACTTAAACCGATTGAAATCCCAAGTGATGTAACAATCGATATCAAAGGAGACGTTGTAACGATCAAAGGACCTAAAGGGGAACTTTCTCGTACATTCAGCCCAGATATCAAAGTAAACATTGAAGAGAACGTGCTAACAGTAGCTCGTCCTTCTGATCATAAAGAGCACCGTGCACTTCACGGAACAACTCGCAGCCTGATCGCTAACATGGTTGAAGGTGTGACTAAAGGCTTTGAAAAAGGTCTTGAAATCATCGGTGTTGGTTACCGTGCAAGTAAATCTGGTCAAAAATTAATCCTTAACGTAGGGTACTCTCACCCAGTTGAGATGGTACCTGAAGAAGGCATTGAAATTGAAGTACCTTCTAACACAAAAGTTGTTGTTAAAGGTATCGATAAAGAACGCGTTGGAGCTGTTGCAGCAAACATCCGTTCAGTACGTACTCCAGAACCTTACAAAGGTAAAGGAATTCGTTACGAAGGCGAATATGTACGTCGTAAAGAAGGTAAAACAGGTAAATAGGTAAAAACCTAGCGGAAAGGAGTGACGTTTAATGATCACTAAGGCCGATAAAAACAAAGCGCGTCAAAAAAGACACGCTCGCGTACGCCGCACAGTTACCGGCACTACTGAACGTCCGCGTCTAAACGTATTCCGTTCTAACAAGAACATCTATGCTCAGCTTATCGATGACACTAAAGGTGTTACAATCGTTGGAGCTTCAAGTATGGAACAAGGAATTGACGTTGAACACGGCGGTAACACAGAAGCAGCTGTGACAGTCGGAGAAGCTATCGCAAAGCGTGCTGTTGAAGCAGGTTATTCAGAAGTGGTTTTCGACCGCGGAGGATACCTCTATCACGGACGTGTAAAAGCTCTTGCAGACGCAGCGCGTGAAGCAGGACTGAAATTTTAATAAAAAGGAGGTTAACTCATGCCTAGCATTGATGCTAACAAACTAGAACTTGAAGAACGCGTAGTTACCGTTAACCGCGTAGCGAAAGTTGTTAAAGGTGGACGTCGTTTCCGCTTCGCAGCTATCGTAGTTGTCGGAGATAAAAACGGTCACGTTGGATTCGGAACTGGTAAAGCACAGGAAGTTCCTGAAGCTATTCGCAAAGCTATTGAAGATGCGAAAAAGAACTTAATTACTGTTCCTGTTGTAGGAACTACAATCCCTCACCAAATCACAGGTCATTTCGGAGCTGGTAACGTACTATTGAAGCCTGCTTCTGAAGGTACTGGAGTTATCGCTGGCGGACCCGTTCGTGCGGTACTTGAACTTGCTGGTGTAGGTGACATTCTATCGAAGTCTCTTGGATCTAACAATCCGATTAACATGGTGCGTGCAACTCTTAATGGCCTTGAAAACCTTAAGCGCGCTGAAGACGTTGCGAAGCTTCGTGGAAAATCTGTAGAAGAGCTACTAGGTTAAGGGAGGGAAATTAGATGGCTAAGCAATTAGAAATCACCCTCACACGTAGTGTGATTGGTCGCCCTCAAGACCAACGCGTGACGGTAAAAACACTTGGACTTAAGAAAATGCATCACACGGTTGTTCATAACGACAATCCTGCGATTCGCGGTATGATCAACAAGGTATCTCACCTTGTAACTGTTAACGAAATTGATGCATAAAAAATCTATACATTGAGGAGGTGCCCACAATGAAACTACACGAACTAAAACCATCTGAAGGTTCTCGTAAAGAACGCAACAGACTTGGTCGCGGTATTGCTACTGGTAACGGTAAGACATCTGGCCGTGGTCAAAAAGGTCAAAAAGCTCGTTCTGGCGGCGGTGTACGCGTCGGTTTCGAAGGAGGACAACTTCCAATCTTCAAACGTCTACCGAAACGTGGATTTACAAACATGAACCGTAAAGAGTTCGCGATTGTTAATCTTGATTCGTTGAACCGTTTTGAAGATGGAACTGAAGTTTCTCCAGAACTTCTTTTAGAATCTGGCGTAGTTAGCAAAGAAAAAGCTGGAATTAAGATTCTAGGTAATGGTAAGCTTGAGAAAAAGCTTACCGTGAAAGCCCACAAGTTCTCTGCTTCTGCAAAAGAGGCGATTGAAGCGGCAGGCGGAAATACTGAGGTGATCTAATGTTCCAAGCAATCTCCAACATTATGCGCGTAGGTGATATTAGAAACAAGATTATCTTCACCCTACTCATGCTTGTCGTGTTCCGAATCGGAACATTCATACCGGTTCCTGGTGTGAACAGAGATGTATTACAATTCCAAGATCAAATGAGTCTCTTCGGAGTTCTCAACACCTTTGGCGGTGGAGCGTTGCAAAACTTCTCCATCTTTGCCATGGGAATTATGCCTTATATCACTGCTTCTATCATTGTGCAGCTTTTACAAATGGACGTTGTTCCGAAGTTTACCGAATGGTCTAAACAAGGGGAAGCCGGACGTAAAAAGCTAACACAAGTTACTCGTTATGGAACGATTGCGCTTGGACTTGTCCAGGGTATTGGTCTTTCCATCGGGTTTAACAATATTGTTGGTGGTCAGTTGATTAGTAATCCCGGTGTACTAACGTATCTAAATATTTCTCTAGTTTTAACAGCCGGAACGGCTTTTTTGATGTGGTTAGGCGAACAGATCACAGCAAAAGGTGTTGGAAATGGAATCTCAATAATAATCTTTGCTGGGATTGTAGCTGCAATTCCTCCAGGGCTTAATCAGCTTTACGCTCAGATGTTTGAGGGTTCTCAGGATGAGTTGTTCATTAACATCGTCACTCTTGCGATTATTGCACTTGCAGCACTTGCAATTGTTGTCGCTGTTATCTTTGTTCAACAAGGTCTTCGCAAAATTCCAATTCAATATGCAAAACGAACTGTTAACCGCAGACAAGTAGGTGGTGAATCCACTCACTTACCGATTAAAGTTAATGCAGCAGGTGTTATTCCAGTTATCTTTGCGATATCACTGATCATTACTCCACCAACGATCGCCAGGTTGTTCGGAGATAATACGGTAACGGAATGGATCATTAGGGTGTTTGACTATACACAACCTATTGGTATGGTCGTGTATGCGTTACTCATCATTGGATTTACGTATTTCTATACGTTCGTCCAGGTTAATCCGGAGAAGATGGCTGAGAATCTGAAGAAACAGGGTGGATACATTCCTGGTATTCGTCCGGGTAATGCAACGGAAACGTACATTACTCGTATTCTCTACCGTTTAACGTTTGTAGGAGCACTTTTCCTTGCTGTTATATCGATTATTCCGGTATTTTTCACAACCGTAGCAGGACTGCCGCAGACGCTGCAAATCGGCGGAACAAGCTTGCTGATCGTTGTTGGGGTAGCGCTTGATACGATGAAGCAAATTGAAAGTCAATTAATTAAACGTCATTATAAAGGCTTTATTAAATCTTGAGGATAAATTGGGAAGAACTTTCTTCCCCTCCTTCATCCTCGATTGGGTGACGTGCGGAGGGATTAGATGAATCTAGTATTAATGGGGCTTCCGGGTGTCGGAAAAGGAACCCAGGCAGAAAAGATTGTCGAAAAGTATGGCATCCCTCATATCTCTACTGGAGATATGTTCCGAGCAGCGATCAAAGAAGGAACGCCTCTTGGTCTAAAAGCGAAAGAGTACATGGATTCTGGAAACCTCGTACCTGACGAAGTAACAATCGGTATAGTACGGGAGCGTTTAGGAAAAGATGATTGCGAAAAAGGTTTTCTACTCGATGGATTTCCAAGAACTGTCGCACAGGCTGATGCACTTGAAACGATCTTATCCGATCTCGGAAAGAAACTTAACTATGTTATTAACATTTCAGTTGAGGAAGATCAGCTCATGCAGCGTTTGACTGGACGTCGCGTTTGCCGAAATTGTGGAGCAACCTATCACGCAGTATTCAATCCTCCTAAGGAAGAAGGAGTTTGTGATAAGTGCGGTGGAGAACTTTATCAACGTGATGATGATAAAGAAGAAACTGTACGCACTCGCCTCGAAGTCAACAAGCAGCAACAGCAGCCATTGTTGACCTTTTATGAAGGCAAAGGCTATCTTAAAACGATTGATGGCAATAGAGACATCAACGAAGTTTTTGAAGATGTCGATCAACTTCTCAAAGGGTTGTCGTAATGATTATTTGCAAGACTCCTCGTGAACTTGATATTATGCGAGAGGCAGGCAGAATTGTCGCGTTAACACATCAAGAACTACAGAAGCACATCAAGCCTGGAGTTACGACAAAAGAGCTGGATACGATTGCCGATCGGTTTATTCGTCAGCTTGATGCAATTCCTTCCTTTAAGGGTTACAATGGATTTACTGGAAGTATATGCGCTTCAGTTAATGAAGAGCTAGTACATGGTATTCCAGGGGATCGCGTGTTGGCGGAAGGAGATATAATTAGCATTGATATTGGTGCTAAGTATAACGGTTATCATGGAGATTCAGCATGGACCTATCCTGTTGGCACTATCTCAGAACAAGACGAACGGTTGTTAAAAGTTACCGAGGAATCGTTATATAAAGGGTTGGATGAGGCGAAAGCTGGTAGGAGGCTTTCAGATATCTCTCATGCGATCCAAGCATATGCCGAAGCTGAGGGTTTTTCGATTGTACGAGAATATGTTGGTCATGGTGTAGGTCAGGACCTTCATGAAGATCCTCAAATTCCCCATTACGGTCCTCCAGGAAAAGGGCCGCGGCTTAAGCAGGGGATGGTCCTTGCGGTAGAGCCAATGGTGAATATGGGCTCTCGCTACGTTCGAACACTTTCGGATAATTGGACTGTAGTAACAACTGACGGTAAGAACTGCGCTCATTTCGAGCACACGATTGCCGTTACGGAAGAAGGATATGAAATACTAACAAAGGCCTAAGTGAAGGTGATGGTTCGTGAAAGAGTCGGATACCGTTCCCGAGATCGGTCAGATCGCTCGGAATAAACGGGGAAGAGACGCTGATCAATATAGCGTGATTGTAGGGATTGTAGATGAACGTTATGTTTTCTTAGCGGACGGGGATAAACGAAAGTTTGATCGTCCTAAGCGGAAGAACCTCGCACACCTTGAGCTGGTAGAGTATATATCTCCTGAGGTAAAGCGAAGTCTTGAAGAAACGGGCCGTGTCACAAATGGCAAGCTACGTTTCGCGATCTCAAAGTATTTGAGTGAACACGTCATTGATTTAAAGGAGGGAGAGCAAGTAGATGGCTAAAGAAGAAGTAATTGAAATGGAAGGCACGGTTATCGAACCTCTACCGAATGCAATGTTTCGAGTAGAACTCGAAAACGGTCATAAGATTCTTGCTCACGTATCCGGAAAGATACGCATGCATTACATTCGTATTTTACCAGGTGACAAAGTAACTGTTGAGCTTTCTCCATACGACCTATCACGTGGACGTATCACGTATCGTTATAAATAAGAAATTAATCTCCGAATACAAGGAGGGTTAAAATAATGAAAGTAAGACCGTCAGTAAAACCAATGTGTGAAAAATGTAAAGTTATTCGCCGTAAAGGTAAAGTTATGGTTATCTGTGAAAATCCAAAGCATAAGCAAAAACAAGGCTAATATATAAGGAGGTGCAACGTAATGGCACGTATTGCTGGTATTGATGTTCCACGCGAAAAGCGCATCGTAATCGCGTTAACTTACGTTTATGGAATCGGTAAAACAACTGCGAAACAAGTTCTAGTTGACGCTGGTGTTTCTGAAGACACTCGTGTACGCGACTTAACTGAAGAAGAGCTCGGAAAAATCCGTGAAGTAGTAGACAAAATTAAAGTTGAGGGTGATCTTCGTCGTGAAATCTCACTTAACATTAAACGTCTAATCGAAATCGGTTCTTATCGTGGTATCCGCCACCGTCGTGGTCTTCCTGTCCGAGGTCAACATACGAAGAACAACTCTCGTACTCGTAAAGGCCCTCGCCGTACAGTAGCTAACAAGAAGAAGTAAGGGAGGTAATTAACAAATGGCTAAACAACGTAAAGCAAATACGCGCAAAAAGCGCGTGAAAAAGAATGTTGAGAGTGGAGTAGCTCATATCCGTTCTACTTTTAACAACACTATTATTACGATTACTGACACTCACGGAAATGCGATTTCTTGGGCAACTTCCGGTAACATGGGCTTCAAAGGTTCTCGTAAGTCAACTCCATTCGCTGCTCAAATGGCTGCTGAAACTGCAGGTAAAACTGCACAGGAGCATGGCATGAAAACTGTAGAAGTTTCTGTTAAAGGCCCTGGAGCTGGTCGTGAAGCTGCTATCCGTGCACTTCAAGCTGTAGGTCTAGAAGTTACTGCGATCCGTGACGTAACTCCAGTACCTCATAACGGCTGCCGTCCACCAAAACGTCGTAGAGTCTAAGGTAGTAGAGAGTTCAAAAACGTAGATATTCCCCTTCGGGAGAATGCCTGGTTTTGAACAATCTCTTATGGAAAGATTCAATCTATCGGTATACAATTGATGAACATGTCAATAATGATAATGTATAAATTGTTGACGGTTGACGAATCATAATTAGGTTGTTGGTATTTTGACCGCCTAAGGGGATTATTCGGTTAGACAGCATGTCTAACCGAAGTTCGACGTTTTGAAGGAGGGTTTGTTGGATGATCGAAATCGAAAAGCCAAAAATTGAAGCGGTAGCTATCAACGAGGATGCTAAATACGGAAAGTTTGTTGTAGAACCATTAGAGCGTGGTTATGGAACTACCCTGGGTAATTCCCTTCGTCGTATCCTGTTATCTTCACTACCTGGTGCTGCTGTTACATCTGTACAAATTGAAGGAGTACTCCACGAGTTCTCTACGATTGAAGGCGTACATGAAGATGTAACAACTGTCATTCTTAATCTTAAGAAATTGGCTATGAAAGTTTACTCTGAAGAAGAGAAAACATTAGTAGTTGATGTGCAAGGCCCAGGTACGGTAACAGCTGGAGATATTACTCATGACAGCGACGTGGAGATCTTAAACCCTGACCTTCATATTGCTACCCTTTCTGCAAATGCACGTTTCCAAATGCGAGTTACTGCAATTCGCGGAAGAGGCTATGTACAAGCGGAAGGAAACAAAAATGATGAACAGCCAATCGGTGTGATTCCGGTTGACTCGATCTTCACTCCTGTTTCTCGTGTTAACTACCAGGTTGAAAACACTCGCGTTGGCCAGGTAACTAATTATGACAAACTAACCCTTGATGTTTGGACAGATGGAAGCATTCGTCCTGAAGAAGCTGTTTCGCTAGGTGCAAAGATTTTAAATGAGCATTTAAACATCTTTGTGGGCTTAACAGATCAGGCACAAAATGCTGAAATCATGGTCGAAAAAGAAGAGGATCAAAAAGAGAAAGTGCTTGAGATGACTATCGAAGAGCTCGATCTCTCAGTTCGTTCATATAACTGCCTGAAGCGTGCTGGCATTAATACTGTTCAAGAACTAACTCAGAAGTCTGAAGAAGACATGATGAAAGTTCGTAACCTTGGACGTAAATCACTTGAAGAGGTACAAGAGAAGCTTGAAGAGCTTGGACTTGGACTTCGTAACGAAGAATAGATATTTAAGTTGTTGATTTTATAAACAACAAAGGAGGGAATACTTCATGGCATACCAAAAGTTAGGTCGTACGAGTGATACGCGTAAAGCGCTATTCCGTGACCTTGTTACAGATTTGATCATCAATGAACGTATTGAAACGACAGAATCGAAGGCGAAAGAGCTTCGTTCTTTCATCGACAAAATGATTACGCTTGGTAAACGCGGGGATCTTCACGCACGTCGTCAAGCAGCTTCTTTCATCCGTAACGAAGTAGCGGATCAAGAAAGCGGTCAAGATGCAGTTCAAAAGCTATTCAGCGATATCGCTCCTCGTTATGCAGAGCGTCAAGGCGGTTACTCTCGTATCCGTAAACTTGGACCACGCCGCGGTGACGGTGCTGAAATGGTTATCATCGAGCTAGTATAAGACGCACTTGATTAAAAGGGCGGGACAGGATCTCGACATTGGATACTGATTCTATGCCCTTTTTTCGTGCGTTTTTTTGTTTAAACGCACATCTTCAAGTGGTTGCATGCTGCTAGCCATTAAAGAAAGCCTGGCAGATGCCGGGCTTTTTTTATAGGATTAAGCATTTCTAGAGGCGTTGCCACGATCGATATGCTGATAGGAAAAAGTGGCGGTTTTGCTGCCCGCCTTTTTTTCGCACCAGTATCATGTATCTGAGGCGATGACCGCTTGAATTTAGCAGAGGTAGGAGGAACGAGTATGGAAGAACTTATCACCGTTCAAGGTGTATCCTTTCGATATCACGAAGATCAACCCCACGTGTTGCGTAACGTGTCTCTCTCCGTTTATAAGGGTGAATGGTTAGCCATTGTAGGACACAATGGGTCAGGGAAGTCTACACTTGCCAAACTTTTAAATGGT encodes the following:
- the rpsM gene encoding 30S ribosomal protein S13, which produces MARIAGIDVPREKRIVIALTYVYGIGKTTAKQVLVDAGVSEDTRVRDLTEEELGKIREVVDKIKVEGDLRREISLNIKRLIEIGSYRGIRHRRGLPVRGQHTKNNSRTRKGPRRTVANKKK
- the rpsK gene encoding 30S ribosomal protein S11; the protein is MAKQRKANTRKKRVKKNVESGVAHIRSTFNNTIITITDTHGNAISWATSGNMGFKGSRKSTPFAAQMAAETAGKTAQEHGMKTVEVSVKGPGAGREAAIRALQAVGLEVTAIRDVTPVPHNGCRPPKRRRV
- a CDS encoding DNA-directed RNA polymerase subunit alpha yields the protein MIEIEKPKIEAVAINEDAKYGKFVVEPLERGYGTTLGNSLRRILLSSLPGAAVTSVQIEGVLHEFSTIEGVHEDVTTVILNLKKLAMKVYSEEEKTLVVDVQGPGTVTAGDITHDSDVEILNPDLHIATLSANARFQMRVTAIRGRGYVQAEGNKNDEQPIGVIPVDSIFTPVSRVNYQVENTRVGQVTNYDKLTLDVWTDGSIRPEEAVSLGAKILNEHLNIFVGLTDQAQNAEIMVEKEEDQKEKVLEMTIEELDLSVRSYNCLKRAGINTVQELTQKSEEDMMKVRNLGRKSLEEVQEKLEELGLGLRNEE
- the rplQ gene encoding 50S ribosomal protein L17, which encodes MAYQKLGRTSDTRKALFRDLVTDLIINERIETTESKAKELRSFIDKMITLGKRGDLHARRQAASFIRNEVADQESGQDAVQKLFSDIAPRYAERQGGYSRIRKLGPRRGDGAEMVIIELV